In a genomic window of Streptomyces sp. NBC_01231:
- a CDS encoding DegT/DnrJ/EryC1/StrS family aminotransferase yields MTASLPPSVPFFPPALFEADRPALIGLVREVGLDPEQRFILGRRTAAFEDLLREDLGAADVVACSSGTSALSLVLRAMDVGPGDEMIVPAFGCAPLAASVVDVGATPVFADIRPDTMTMDPDEAERLVTERTKAVMPAHMFSVMADMPRFAELAQRHGLRLLEDSAVAQGGVLRGVPAGLWGEAGLYSFVQVKTCGMPGEGGVVVTRDPALGEKVRMLRNHGQYAGRRFVHHAVGLNSRFDEIQAAFQTHRYSGFPARLARRAEIAAYYTERFTPLADRGVAPPPPGPDGRCFYVYTVLAEDREALGAHLAEWGVATHVYYPHPLPAHRAFVPYAPPGARWPRAEQAARRHLALPVHHLLTDAQVQHVADLVCAFATEHR; encoded by the coding sequence ATGACCGCATCGCTCCCTCCCTCCGTCCCGTTCTTCCCTCCCGCCCTCTTCGAAGCCGACCGCCCCGCACTGATCGGGCTGGTCCGCGAGGTGGGCCTCGACCCGGAGCAGCGTTTCATCCTGGGCAGGCGCACCGCCGCCTTCGAGGACCTGCTGCGCGAGGACCTGGGGGCAGCCGACGTGGTCGCCTGCTCCAGCGGCACCTCGGCGCTCTCGCTGGTGCTGCGGGCCATGGACGTCGGTCCCGGCGACGAGATGATCGTGCCCGCGTTCGGCTGCGCGCCCCTGGCCGCCTCGGTGGTCGATGTCGGGGCCACACCGGTCTTCGCCGACATCCGGCCGGACACCATGACCATGGACCCGGACGAGGCGGAGCGGCTCGTCACCGAGCGGACAAAGGCGGTGATGCCGGCTCACATGTTCTCGGTGATGGCCGACATGCCACGCTTCGCCGAACTGGCCCAGCGGCACGGACTGCGCCTGCTGGAGGACTCCGCGGTCGCCCAGGGCGGTGTGCTGCGGGGTGTCCCGGCCGGGCTGTGGGGCGAGGCGGGCCTCTACTCCTTCGTACAGGTAAAGACATGCGGCATGCCCGGCGAGGGCGGCGTGGTCGTCACCCGGGACCCGGCACTGGGCGAGAAGGTGCGGATGCTGCGCAACCACGGTCAGTACGCCGGGCGGCGGTTCGTCCACCACGCCGTCGGACTCAACAGCCGCTTCGACGAGATCCAGGCCGCCTTCCAGACGCACCGCTACTCCGGTTTCCCGGCGCGGCTGGCACGGCGGGCGGAGATCGCCGCGTACTACACCGAACGCTTCACGCCACTGGCCGACCGTGGTGTGGCACCGCCGCCGCCCGGCCCGGACGGCCGGTGCTTCTACGTGTACACGGTCCTCGCCGAGGACCGGGAGGCTCTCGGCGCCCACCTGGCCGAGTGGGGGGTGGCCACGCACGTCTACTATCCGCACCCCCTGCCCGCCCACCGTGCCTTCGTTCCCTACGCGCCGCCCGGTGCCCGCTGGCCGCGCGCCGAACAGGCCGCCCGCCGCCATCTCGCCCTGCCGGTGCACCACTTGCTGACCGACGCACAGGTCCAGCACGTCGCCGACCTCGTGTGCGCCTTCGCCACCGAGCACCGCTGA
- a CDS encoding DegT/DnrJ/EryC1/StrS family aminotransferase: MDEVFRSGKFSHGKQVGQLEAALADYTGARHVIGVNSGTDALVLLLRACGVRPGDGVLVPAYSFFATASAVVLAGGTPQFVDIDPETYAMDAAALEAAVTPRSRFVMPVHLFHTMADMAAVTVVARQHGLTVVEDSAEAIGMRRRGVHAGLHGVGGVLSFFPSKTLGALGDAGAVLTDDPEVAATVAALRHHGRTGRTLNNFPAISTESALPGANSKMDDMQAAVLLAKLSLLEEHIARRAELADAYTARLRDAPGIVRLPRTTAGKPDDRDVYYVYLIETEHRDALVDHLDRHGIGTEVYYPVPLPHQPALAHLGHRQGEFPHAEAAARHAVALPFHPDLRSDDLDRVCDTIRSFLAGTRTPA, from the coding sequence TTGGACGAGGTTTTCCGCAGTGGCAAGTTCTCTCACGGAAAACAGGTCGGGCAGCTCGAGGCGGCGCTCGCGGACTACACCGGCGCCCGGCATGTGATCGGCGTCAACAGCGGCACCGACGCGCTGGTGTTGCTGCTGCGCGCCTGCGGAGTGCGCCCCGGCGACGGTGTCCTGGTGCCGGCGTACTCGTTCTTCGCCACCGCCTCGGCCGTCGTACTGGCAGGCGGGACACCGCAGTTCGTCGACATCGACCCGGAGACGTACGCGATGGACGCCGCGGCGCTGGAGGCGGCCGTCACTCCGCGGAGCCGGTTCGTGATGCCGGTGCATCTGTTCCACACGATGGCCGACATGGCGGCCGTCACCGTCGTCGCCCGGCAGCACGGCCTGACAGTCGTCGAGGACAGCGCCGAGGCGATCGGCATGCGCCGGCGCGGAGTACACGCGGGCCTGCACGGGGTCGGCGGCGTCCTGTCCTTCTTCCCCTCCAAGACGCTTGGCGCGCTCGGCGACGCGGGAGCCGTGCTCACCGACGACCCGGAGGTTGCGGCCACCGTCGCGGCGCTGCGCCACCACGGCAGGACGGGCCGCACGCTGAACAACTTCCCGGCCATCTCCACCGAGAGCGCCCTGCCCGGCGCGAACAGCAAGATGGACGACATGCAGGCGGCCGTCCTGCTCGCCAAGCTGTCCCTCCTGGAGGAGCACATCGCGCGCCGGGCCGAACTGGCGGACGCGTACACCGCCCGTCTGCGGGACGCGCCGGGGATCGTCCGCCTGCCGCGGACCACCGCGGGGAAACCGGACGACCGCGACGTGTACTACGTCTACCTGATCGAGACCGAGCACCGGGACGCCCTCGTCGACCACCTCGACCGGCACGGCATCGGCACCGAGGTCTACTACCCGGTGCCCCTGCCCCACCAGCCCGCCCTCGCGCACCTGGGCCACCGACAGGGCGAGTTCCCCCACGCCGAGGCGGCGGCCCGGCACGCCGTCGCCCTGCCCTTCCACCCCGATCTCCGGTCCGACGACCTGGACCGCGTCTGCGACACCATCCGCTCCTTCCTCGCCGGAACGAGGACGCCCGCATGA
- a CDS encoding sugar phosphate isomerase/epimerase: protein MSRHGGAGPRVRGFGPLAGIGDEAAPGTDGQLAALRRLGWNAIELRTVDGTALADLSAAAFSTLTRRLAEAGVTVTAVASRIGNWSRPITGDLGQDLAELDVLAERCAGLGCRLVRIMSYPNDGLTETEWADRVLARTAVLADRAERAGLVLVHENCAGWAGDRADRALRLLRAVDSPALRLLFDTGNGVPYGYRAPDMLRDLAPYVAHVHIKDAVRTPDGGTAYTLPGEGEAGVMECLELLAAHGYTGALSLEPHLAVRPHEGLARAGEDAADLFVRAGQALAGLLGAGQPVTGPLDGSV from the coding sequence ATGTCCCGGCACGGCGGCGCCGGACCTCGCGTCCGAGGGTTCGGGCCACTCGCCGGCATCGGCGACGAGGCGGCGCCCGGCACCGACGGGCAGCTGGCAGCGCTGCGACGGCTGGGCTGGAACGCCATCGAACTGCGCACGGTCGACGGCACGGCCCTCGCCGACCTCTCCGCGGCCGCCTTCAGCACGCTGACCCGACGGCTTGCGGAGGCCGGCGTCACCGTGACCGCCGTCGCGTCCCGGATCGGCAACTGGTCCCGCCCCATCACCGGCGACCTCGGCCAGGACCTGGCGGAACTGGACGTCCTGGCCGAGCGTTGCGCCGGCCTCGGCTGCCGTCTGGTGCGGATCATGTCGTACCCCAACGACGGTCTGACGGAGACCGAGTGGGCCGACCGCGTGCTGGCCCGCACCGCCGTCCTGGCGGACCGCGCCGAGCGCGCGGGCCTGGTGCTGGTGCACGAGAACTGCGCGGGCTGGGCCGGTGACCGGGCCGACCGCGCGCTACGACTGCTGCGCGCCGTGGACAGCCCGGCCCTGCGGCTGCTGTTCGACACCGGCAACGGCGTCCCGTACGGCTACCGCGCCCCGGACATGCTCCGTGACCTCGCCCCGTACGTCGCCCACGTCCACATCAAGGACGCCGTCCGCACCCCGGACGGCGGCACCGCCTACACCCTGCCCGGCGAGGGCGAAGCCGGGGTGATGGAATGCCTGGAGCTGCTGGCCGCCCACGGCTACACCGGAGCGCTGTCCCTCGAACCCCATCTCGCGGTTCGCCCCCACGAGGGGCTGGCCCGGGCGGGTGAGGACGCCGCCGACCTGTTCGTACGGGCCGGACAGGCGCTCGCCGGGCTGCTGGGCGCCGGACAGCCGGTCACCGGCCCGCTGGACGGCTCGGTGTGA
- a CDS encoding M20/M25/M40 family metallo-hydrolase, producing MSGLFTDRHRELLLDLLRLPSVNPLEAGPDDPPSRMPEILQRYATAAAEAGFRTVRLASPPAACLDRPGVPSTVRAAARDPRFLADQPSLLLRLGPQRSRAHTVMFNVHLDTVAGHAPPAFDGVRFTGRGAVDAKGPAVALLAGLRAAASHPAVGRNVTVLLQAVAGEEGGALGTYGTRPLLEAGHHGRLNVFCEPTGLRALPRATAAMTARITVEGADSVDDHPDAGHNATVLLGFLAQHLAARLDGAVPGTRVCVAGLHTGRTHNRVHGTGTLLMNLSYRRTADGDRLKTEVTRHVAEALRHFTERFARTREFARTARDAERITLLGWDKQGLPALDDSDPWAEKLLARAGARPAADDPGFTCDAIWAAGLDDAFTTVLGPGCLAANRAHAPGEFVDLADLEEFAGAVGRLVMFFAEAVSAASTQRPP from the coding sequence GTGAGCGGCCTGTTCACCGACCGGCACCGGGAGTTGCTGCTGGACCTGCTGCGCCTGCCCAGCGTCAACCCCCTGGAGGCCGGCCCGGACGATCCGCCGTCCCGGATGCCCGAGATCCTCCAGCGGTACGCGACGGCCGCCGCCGAAGCGGGGTTTCGCACCGTCCGCCTCGCCAGTCCGCCCGCCGCCTGCCTGGACCGTCCGGGCGTGCCGTCCACGGTCCGCGCCGCCGCCCGCGATCCTCGCTTCCTCGCGGACCAGCCCAGCCTGCTGCTGCGACTGGGACCCCAGCGTTCCCGTGCGCACACCGTGATGTTCAACGTCCATCTGGACACCGTCGCCGGACACGCCCCGCCCGCCTTCGACGGCGTGCGGTTCACCGGCCGGGGCGCGGTCGACGCCAAGGGGCCCGCCGTGGCCCTCCTCGCCGGTCTGCGGGCCGCCGCGTCCCACCCCGCCGTCGGACGGAACGTCACCGTCCTGCTCCAGGCCGTCGCCGGGGAGGAGGGCGGCGCCCTGGGCACCTACGGCACCCGCCCGCTGCTGGAGGCCGGGCACCACGGCCGACTCAACGTGTTCTGCGAACCGACCGGACTGCGCGCGCTGCCCCGGGCCACCGCCGCGATGACCGCCCGGATCACCGTCGAGGGCGCGGACTCGGTGGACGACCATCCGGACGCCGGACACAACGCCACCGTGCTGCTGGGATTCCTGGCACAGCACCTCGCCGCCCGCCTGGACGGGGCCGTACCCGGTACCCGGGTGTGCGTCGCCGGACTGCACACGGGCCGCACGCACAACCGCGTCCACGGCACCGGCACCCTGCTGATGAACCTGTCGTACCGCCGCACCGCCGACGGCGACCGGCTGAAGACCGAGGTCACCCGGCACGTCGCCGAAGCCCTGCGCCACTTCACCGAACGGTTCGCCCGCACCCGGGAGTTCGCCCGCACGGCGCGGGACGCGGAACGGATCACCCTGCTCGGCTGGGACAAACAGGGCCTGCCCGCGCTGGACGACTCCGATCCGTGGGCCGAGAAACTCCTGGCCCGCGCGGGAGCCCGGCCGGCGGCCGACGACCCCGGCTTCACCTGCGACGCCATCTGGGCGGCCGGCCTGGACGACGCCTTCACCACCGTCCTCGGACCCGGCTGTCTCGCCGCCAATCGCGCCCACGCGCCCGGTGAGTTCGTCGACCTCGCCGACCTGGAGGAGTTCGCCGGCGCGGTCGGCCGGCTCGTCATGTTCTTCGCCGAAGCGGTGTCGGCGGCGTCGACGCAGCGACCTCCGTAG
- a CDS encoding Gfo/Idh/MocA family oxidoreductase, which produces MLQPLVVGLGRSGSGLHLNTLVRLARRTAATGDPLVTLPAVGCDPRAGSLRPLGVPGEVTAVTTLEQALRYVDPATAVVHVCTPPRLRYDVLAELAGHGFRRMIVEKPLAASVDELDALIRLRQEAGLDLVAVAHWTTSRLAGRLRRLVGGGRLGSLRRITVDQHKPRFLRSLATDGHPSALDVEIPHSLALALDLAGPAELRAARCWDLHCEDRDLPRLGGAHLELEHRSGVVTLLRSDLGAPVRQRSVVCEFEGGTATAHFPLSEDDDHAQLVVAPFDPGTAAPPAGVLDADGVPGTGHHVFRDDALTEFLDGVYRGFASRTAGVGNFPLACATARLLCAAREHCAVTPRARAGSR; this is translated from the coding sequence GTGCTGCAGCCCCTCGTGGTCGGGCTCGGCCGGTCCGGATCAGGACTGCACCTGAACACGCTCGTCCGTCTGGCCCGGCGGACCGCGGCCACGGGAGATCCGCTCGTCACCCTGCCCGCGGTCGGCTGCGACCCGCGCGCCGGCAGTCTGCGGCCCCTGGGCGTGCCAGGCGAGGTCACGGCCGTCACCACGCTGGAACAGGCCCTGCGGTACGTGGACCCCGCCACCGCGGTGGTCCACGTGTGCACACCGCCCCGGTTGCGCTACGACGTCCTCGCGGAACTGGCCGGACACGGCTTCCGCCGGATGATCGTGGAGAAACCCCTCGCCGCGTCCGTGGACGAACTCGACGCCCTGATCCGGCTGCGTCAGGAGGCCGGCCTCGATCTCGTGGCCGTCGCCCACTGGACCACCTCCCGACTGGCCGGCCGACTGCGCCGCCTGGTGGGCGGCGGACGGCTCGGCTCCCTGCGCCGTATCACCGTCGACCAGCACAAGCCCCGCTTCCTGCGATCCCTGGCGACCGACGGGCATCCGTCCGCCCTGGACGTGGAGATCCCCCACTCCCTGGCGCTCGCGCTCGATCTGGCCGGTCCGGCCGAACTCCGCGCCGCGCGCTGCTGGGACCTGCACTGCGAGGACCGCGACCTGCCCCGCCTGGGCGGCGCGCACCTCGAACTGGAGCACCGTTCGGGGGTGGTGACGCTGCTGCGCTCCGACCTCGGCGCACCCGTCCGGCAACGCAGCGTCGTCTGCGAGTTCGAGGGCGGGACGGCCACGGCCCACTTCCCGCTGAGCGAGGACGACGACCACGCGCAGTTGGTCGTCGCCCCCTTCGACCCCGGTACGGCGGCCCCGCCGGCCGGTGTCCTCGACGCGGACGGGGTGCCCGGGACCGGACACCACGTCTTCCGGGACGACGCCCTGACCGAGTTCCTGGACGGCGTCTACCGCGGCTTCGCCTCCCGCACGGCAGGCGTCGGGAACTTCCCGCTCGCCTGCGCGACCGCCCGGCTGCTGTGCGCGGCCCGGGAGCACTGCGCCGTCACACCGCGCGCCCGCGCCGGGAGCCGCTGA